ATCCAGAGCTCATCTCGGGACGAATTCGGCGAGTTGACCAATGGCATCGGCAAAATGCTGAAACGGATTAACAGTCTAATCTCCCAGGTGTATCAAGCGGAAATCGCCAAGAGGGAAAGCGAATATAACAAGCTGATTAATCAGATTAATCCGCACTTCCTATACAACACCCTCTCCTTTATACGGTGGAGGGCCGAGAAGAAAGCGGATATCGAAACGAGTTATATGGTATCGGCATTGGCCCGGTTCTATAGAACGACGCTGAATCAGGGGAGGCATATGGCTACGATCAAGGATGAGGTGCAGCACATCAAGGCTTATCTGGATTTGCAGCTTATCATGAACGATGGCCGATTTGACGTGGATTACCAGATCGATGAGGAAGTATTAGATACCGAGATCATTCATTTTATTCTGCAGCCGATCGTGGAGAATGCCATCAAGCACGGTTTTGTGGAGGCTGGAGGGGCAGATTACCACATTCATATTGGGGTTAGCCGGGTCGAAGGGGGCATGAAACTTATCGTCAGCGATAACGGGGTGGGCATGACTCCCGCGCAGGCGGCGAGGCTGCTGGCCGGAGAGAGCGGCGGCTGCGGCGTTCGGAACGTGAACGACCGGATCAAGCTGTATTATGGACTGGATTACGGACTCGATATTCATAGCGAACCAGGCAGCGGAACGGAAGTATCCATGGTTATTCCAGCCTCCTGAACAGCGAGCGTTATTCCCATCCATTATCCATCGTGTTGTTAATGAAAGCGGTGTGCTGAAGCAGCCGCTTTTTTGGGGTTTGAAGTTGAGAACGAAGAAGGTCATGAAAAAAGTGATACATATCCAAAAAATGTTGCATATACGCCAATTATGAAACCGCATACAATTTGGTTATCAACCAAAACGAGAAAAAGGGGATGACAGGATGAACAAGCGTAAAAAGATGGCTTCGCTGCTGCTCGGGTGCATGATGCTGACTGTATTCAGCGGCTGCGGCGGGAGCGCTAGGGACAGCGCACAGCCGCAAATTTCAGAACAGGACTATGAACCTTACGGGAAATACGAAACGCCGGTGGAATTTACGATCGGCCGGAATACCAATCATGTGAACAACCTGCCTCCCGGCGATACGATTGAGGACAATTTGGCTACCCGCTATGTGGAAGACCGGGTGAACGTAAAAGCTAAGGTGGCTTGGGAGACGGACGATATGGATCAGAAGCTGTCGCTATCGATGACAACGGGCGATCTGCCGGATGTTATGCTGGTCAGCCGCGATATTTTCAACCAGCTGGTGGATAACGACCTGATTGCCGATATGACGGAGGTGTACGAGAAGACCGCATCCGACGGCGTCAAGAATATCTACGCTTCTTATGGCGACTTGCTGCTGGACCAAGTCAAGGTGGACGGTAAGATCATGGGCCTTCCGATGACGAATATCGGAAACCAGCACCAGCTGCTGTGGGTACGGAAGGACTGGGTGGATAAAGTCGGCGCACAGATGCCGGAATCCGTTGAGGATGTATGGAATCTCGCCAGAACGTTCGTAGAGAAAAACGCCTCGGGAACAGGCAAAACGGTTGGGATGGTGATGGATTCCAATGCCATGAACTTTACACCCGTTTTTGCTGCACGCGGTGCTTTTCCAATGAACTGGATCGAGAAGGATGGCCAGGTTGTGTATGGATCGGTTCAGCCCGAGATGAAGCAAGCGTTGGCGGAGCTGAGCGCCATGTACAAAGAAGGTCTGATTGATAAACAGTTCGCCGTCCGAACGAATGAAGAGAAGGAAGCGCTTGTGATCAACGGGCAGGTAGGGATACTGTTTAACCCATGGTGGATCGGCTACACCAACTACAAGGATTCCATCAAGCAGGATCCCGATGCTGTCTGGGTTGCTGTATCGGCACCCGTGGATGAGAACGGCAAGTTCAAGACCATCCGTCAGGATCCTGTGGGCGGCGGTATCGTCGTAGTCAAGAAGGATTTCGCCCATCCCGAAGCGATCATGAAATCGGTCAATCTAACAACGGATTTCCTGTACTCCTTAACCGATGATGCGGTCAATTATAAGAAAGAGCACCCCGATGAGATGCTGACAGACGCAAGCCGCTGGAATAATGATCCGACACAAATTCCAATGCAAGTGGATTATGACGATGTGTTGAAACGTTATTACGAGGATCTTATGAAGGCGGATGAATCCGGTGATGCTTCCTCCGTGCAGGAAGATCGGGTGGTGTCCTTCAAGGCGTATCAGGAATTCAAGGAAAAAGGAAATGCCATCGACGTGAACACATACGGCGAATACCTCTCCCGCATTGAAGGCCAGCGCGAAGCGAACAATCCGAATCTGGAAGTGATTCCTGCCGGCTTCTATGGAACCACCGAGACGATGAAGCTGAAGTGGGCCAACCTCCAAAAGCTCGAAGAGGAGACCATATTGAAAATTATTATGGGACAAGCTCCCGTCGATGAATTCGATAAGTTCGTGGACACATGGAAGCGTACCGGAGGCGATGAGATTACGGAAGAGGTCAACGAGATGAGCAGCAGATAAAGATAGCATGGGCCTTGGCGCGGAGGGCTATGGTGGTCAGCCGCGCGGGCTTTTTTATTCCATAAGGCTTGTCCTGACAGGGACATGATGGAGGTGAAGCGGACGATGGCGCAAGTGGAAACAACCGTCAATCAAGAGCCGGAAGTACGATACCGGAGGAAAAAGAAACGTAAAACCTTTGACGAAATGACCTATCATGCGATGCTGCTGCCTGGCATGGCCATGCTGTTCATTTTCTCGATTGTGCCGATGTTCGGGGTGGTCATGGCTTTTCAGAAGTTCATCCCCGCGAAAGGAATACTCGGTTCCGCATGGGCAGGTCTCGACAATTTCACGTATATGTTTCAATTGCCGGATGCCAAGCAGATCTTCGTCAATACGCTGGTCATCGCGGTCGGGAAAATTGTTCTCGGATTGATTGTGCCGATCGTATTCGCCCTGCTGCTGAATGAGGTGCGTCTGAAGCTCTCCAAAAGCACGATTCAAACCATTGTGTATTTGCCGCATTTTATGTCATGGGTGGTCCTGGGCACGATGCTGACCATGATCTTTTCCTTTGATGGCATGATTAACAATTTCCTTGAGTTTCTGGGGCTGGAGCGGATCATGTTTCTGGCAAGCAACGACTGGTTCAGGCCGCTGCTCATCGTGACGGATACCTGGAAGGAATTCGGTTACGGGACGATTGTGTACTTGGCTGCATTGACGGCGATTAATCCGGCTTTGTATGAATCCGCCGCAATGGACGGCGCAAGCCGCTGGAAGCAGACCCTGAATATCACGCTGCCGGGCATGTTTCCGACGATCATCCTGCTGGGCACGCTGAGTCTCGGCAATGTGCTCAATGCGGGATTTGACCAGGTGTTCAACCTGTATAATCCGCTGGTCTACGAGACGGGTGATATTATCGATACGTTTGTGTACCGCATGGGTCTGATCAATATGCAGTATTCGTTCGCAACGGCCATTGGACTGATGAAGTCGGTCATCAGCTTTGTTCTGATCGTTATATCCTACAGGCTGGCCTCAAGGTATGCGGGGTACAAGATTTTCTAGGAGGGTTAGCATGATTCAATCCAAAACGCTGGGCTCAAGGCTGTCCCGCCTGATGATTATGCTCGCGCTCGTTCTAATTACATTTGTGTCGCTGGCTCCCATCGTCAATACGATTATGGTGTCCGTCAGCAGCAGCACGGCTGTGAATGCCGGCCGGGTCTACTTTTTTCCGGTGGAGCTGAACTTCTCATCCTACGGACAGATACTGAATGACACGAAGTTTTGGAAAGCGTTCCTCATATCCGTGGAACGGGTGCTGCTTGGGGGAGCGATCAACATGATCTTAACCATCCTTATGGCTTACCCATTGTCACGGAGCGTCACGCAGTTCCGATCGAGAAACAAATACATGTGGATTATCGTGTTTACGATGCTCTTCAGTGGAGGGATCGTCCCCTGGTATATGGTGATCAGCAAGCTGGGGTTGATCAACAGCATCTGGGCGTTGGTTCTTCCAGGTGCGGTTCCAGTCTTCAACGTGATTCTCCTTATGAACTTCTTCAAGGGAATTCCGAAGGAGCTGGAGGAGGCCGCATTCATTGACGGTGCCGGTCCGCTGAAAATCCTGCTCAAGATCTTCATCCCGATCTCCATGCCCAGTCTGGCGACCATTACGCTATTTGTCATCGTCGGTCACTGGAACAATTTCTTTGACGGGATCATCCTGATCAATGACAGCGAGAAAATACCGCTTCAGACCTATCTGCAGCAGCTCAGCCTGACGCGCGACCAGATGCAGAATCTCTCGGTCGAACAGCTTCAGCAGTTCAATAAAATCTCCAACACGACCCTAAATTCTGCCAAAATTCTGGTCTCCATGATTCCAATTCTGCTCATCTATCCATTTTTGCAGCGTTATTTAATCCACGGAATCGTCCTGGGGGCCGTGAAGGAATAGTTCAATACACGGAGTAGGTAGTCGACAGGGAACAGCGCTATTGCATGAATCTTTCGGAGCGAAAGATCATGCGGCGCTGTTTTGTCATGAATGGGACTGTTTAGGGAAGGATGATATTTTTCTAAACCGGTTATCCGCGCAACATGGACAAATTAAATATATCATGTTATATTGTTATATGAATTAGCATGTTTTGGAGTACCGTTGGAGGGATATCAATTTGAAAGACGCAGCTTCCGCAAAGCCGATGTATGAACAGATTTTTAACGAGATGAAGCGAAAGATCTCCACACATATTTTCCGCATTGGCGATAAAGTCCCTTCGGAGAAGGAACTCGCGGACGAATACGGAGTTAGTCGAATCACAAGCAAGAAGGCATTAGATATGCTGGCGGCTGAAGGCGTGATTGTGCGTAAGCCGGGCAAGGGATCCTTCGTAGCTGACCCGGATGAGCCCGTGGCACAGAGGGAAACATTTTCCTCGGAGGGCGGAGTTGTCAGAGCAGCTAGCCAAGAGAAGATGATCGGTCTTGTCATTACAGACTTTTCGTCAAGCTACGGAACACGCCTTGTTTACAGCATGGAGCAGTATTCGAGAGAGAATGACTGTTTTCTGGTACTGCGCAGAACGTTTGGAGACCAGGATAATGAGGAATTATCCATTCAGAAGCTGCGCAATCTCGGCGTGAACGGTCTCATCGTTTTTCCCGCTCAGGGGGAATATTTCAATGCCGAAATATTAAAGCTGGTCATTGCCCGTTTTCCGCTTGTCCTGATTGATCGCAAGCTGAAGGGAGTCGCAGCCGCTTCCATCAGTACAGATAATCTGGGAGCAGCCGTTCAGGTAGTGGAGCATTTATTTGATTTGGGACATCGTTATATATCCCTGCTGTCTCCTCCACCTAGGGACACGACAGCGGTGGAAGAGCGGATTGAAGGGTTCGTGCAGGCTCATGCCGCTCGGGGCATCGCGTTTGATAAGGAGATCTGGATTAGTGACGTGACGGCTACTTTGCCTAATGCCTTCTACGAGAGCAATATTGAACGGGAAATCCAGCGGATCGTTCAGCACTTGCAGGATCACCCGGCAATTACTGCCTTTTTTGCGATCGAATATAACATTGCTTTGCTGGCCAAGGTCGCGGCAGAGCGCCTCGGTTTGCGGGTACCGGAGGATTTATCCATCGTATGCTTTGACAGTCCGCAGCTGAATATCGGTGAGGGCTATTTGTTTACCCATATGCGGCAGAACGAGGAAGAAATGGGGAGGCTGGCGATTGAGACGGTACTCGGCATCATGAATCACGATGATGTAGCAGTTGAGAAGCGATTGCCTGCGGAATTGGTGGTTGGAGCATCTACCGGTCCTGTAAAGAGTCGGTGAAGGCGATATATTTGTATTATTGTCCGCTATAGATGTACAAGAACAAACCATGCGCGCGCGTAAATGCTAGCGCATGGTTTGTTGTTTTTCTTTTGAATGGATAACTGCTTCGATATTCAAGTAGAGATCGCAGTTAATATGATATAACATTTCGTTGTTTTATATATTTACTCAAAGTGGTGTTTCTTTGCCATTCGCTTCACATTTATTTTTCTACTTCAATATCGCTCAAATGAATAGCTCTTGTATGCTTTGTAGGATTCCAATTCACGTTCTTCATCGTAATGAGTGACCAAAGGAACAGCGGGACGTAAGTTAGATTGAAGAAGTACAGGTATGCATAGCTCCGAAAGAGGCTTACTTTATTTTTCGAGTCAAGAAACTGTGCGTATCCTACATAAATGAATTGGAATAACAAGCACATCACCCAAACTTGCCAAGGAATCAAATGATGAGCATCTAATAAGTCGGTAGCCATAGACATGAGAACAAGGAGACCAGTGGTTGCACTCAAAACAATTTTGCCAGGATTAATAAGGTACATAAAACCATCAAAAGCTTTGAAGTCCAGCTTGCTAATGAATCTCCAAATTAATTTGTGAGCGTATTTGAAGCAGACATCCCAATGCCCTCTTGCCCATCGGAGACGTTGAATGCAGGAAGATTTGAAGCTTTCCGGCTTTTCATCGTACACGCGCGCAAAGTGACACCATTTAGCTGGTACCCCTTCAAGCAAACACTGCATAGTAAACTCAAGGTCTTCCGTTAAGGATCGAGC
This Paenibacillus sp. JZ16 DNA region includes the following protein-coding sequences:
- a CDS encoding ABC transporter permease; its protein translation is MAQVETTVNQEPEVRYRRKKKRKTFDEMTYHAMLLPGMAMLFIFSIVPMFGVVMAFQKFIPAKGILGSAWAGLDNFTYMFQLPDAKQIFVNTLVIAVGKIVLGLIVPIVFALLLNEVRLKLSKSTIQTIVYLPHFMSWVVLGTMLTMIFSFDGMINNFLEFLGLERIMFLASNDWFRPLLIVTDTWKEFGYGTIVYLAALTAINPALYESAAMDGASRWKQTLNITLPGMFPTIILLGTLSLGNVLNAGFDQVFNLYNPLVYETGDIIDTFVYRMGLINMQYSFATAIGLMKSVISFVLIVISYRLASRYAGYKIF
- a CDS encoding extracellular solute-binding protein; this encodes MNKRKKMASLLLGCMMLTVFSGCGGSARDSAQPQISEQDYEPYGKYETPVEFTIGRNTNHVNNLPPGDTIEDNLATRYVEDRVNVKAKVAWETDDMDQKLSLSMTTGDLPDVMLVSRDIFNQLVDNDLIADMTEVYEKTASDGVKNIYASYGDLLLDQVKVDGKIMGLPMTNIGNQHQLLWVRKDWVDKVGAQMPESVEDVWNLARTFVEKNASGTGKTVGMVMDSNAMNFTPVFAARGAFPMNWIEKDGQVVYGSVQPEMKQALAELSAMYKEGLIDKQFAVRTNEEKEALVINGQVGILFNPWWIGYTNYKDSIKQDPDAVWVAVSAPVDENGKFKTIRQDPVGGGIVVVKKDFAHPEAIMKSVNLTTDFLYSLTDDAVNYKKEHPDEMLTDASRWNNDPTQIPMQVDYDDVLKRYYEDLMKADESGDASSVQEDRVVSFKAYQEFKEKGNAIDVNTYGEYLSRIEGQREANNPNLEVIPAGFYGTTETMKLKWANLQKLEEETILKIIMGQAPVDEFDKFVDTWKRTGGDEITEEVNEMSSR
- a CDS encoding GntR family transcriptional regulator, whose amino-acid sequence is MKDAASAKPMYEQIFNEMKRKISTHIFRIGDKVPSEKELADEYGVSRITSKKALDMLAAEGVIVRKPGKGSFVADPDEPVAQRETFSSEGGVVRAASQEKMIGLVITDFSSSYGTRLVYSMEQYSRENDCFLVLRRTFGDQDNEELSIQKLRNLGVNGLIVFPAQGEYFNAEILKLVIARFPLVLIDRKLKGVAAASISTDNLGAAVQVVEHLFDLGHRYISLLSPPPRDTTAVEERIEGFVQAHAARGIAFDKEIWISDVTATLPNAFYESNIEREIQRIVQHLQDHPAITAFFAIEYNIALLAKVAAERLGLRVPEDLSIVCFDSPQLNIGEGYLFTHMRQNEEEMGRLAIETVLGIMNHDDVAVEKRLPAELVVGASTGPVKSR
- a CDS encoding carbohydrate ABC transporter permease; protein product: MIQSKTLGSRLSRLMIMLALVLITFVSLAPIVNTIMVSVSSSTAVNAGRVYFFPVELNFSSYGQILNDTKFWKAFLISVERVLLGGAINMILTILMAYPLSRSVTQFRSRNKYMWIIVFTMLFSGGIVPWYMVISKLGLINSIWALVLPGAVPVFNVILLMNFFKGIPKELEEAAFIDGAGPLKILLKIFIPISMPSLATITLFVIVGHWNNFFDGIILINDSEKIPLQTYLQQLSLTRDQMQNLSVEQLQQFNKISNTTLNSAKILVSMIPILLIYPFLQRYLIHGIVLGAVKE